The Gloeomargarita sp. SKYB120 genome has a window encoding:
- a CDS encoding aminodeoxychorismate/anthranilate synthase component II: MSGPHILVIDNYDSFTYNLVQYLAELGAEVQVFRNDQLTLDQVRQLQPQGVVISPGPGRPEDAGISMALIRELGATLPILGVCLGHQSIGQVFGGRIVGAPTLMHGKTSEIYHRGVGVFQGLPQPFTATRYHSLVIERESCPEVLEITAWTDDGTIMGVRHKQYPHLQGVQFHPESILTTAGHALLANFLRQVGRE, from the coding sequence GTGTCAGGGCCGCACATTTTGGTCATTGACAATTACGACAGCTTTACCTACAACCTGGTGCAATACCTGGCGGAACTGGGAGCGGAGGTGCAGGTTTTTCGCAACGACCAGCTCACCCTGGACCAGGTGCGGCAGCTTCAGCCCCAGGGGGTCGTGATTTCCCCCGGCCCCGGTCGCCCCGAAGATGCTGGCATTTCCATGGCGTTAATTCGGGAGTTGGGTGCCACCCTGCCGATTTTGGGGGTATGCCTGGGGCATCAGAGTATTGGGCAGGTCTTTGGCGGTCGGATTGTCGGGGCGCCCACCCTGATGCACGGCAAAACCTCCGAGATTTACCACCGGGGCGTTGGCGTGTTCCAGGGATTGCCCCAGCCCTTTACCGCCACCCGCTACCACAGTTTGGTAATTGAACGGGAGTCCTGCCCTGAGGTGTTGGAAATCACCGCCTGGACCGACGATGGGACGATCATGGGCGTCCGACACAAGCAGTATCCCCACCTGCAGGGCGTCCAATTCCACCCGGAAAGCATCCTGACCACCGCCGGTCATGCGTTGCTGGCGAACTTTTTGCGACAGGTGGGGCGGGAGTAA
- a CDS encoding glycogen debranching protein, producing MVIWVNEQLDPGGLVHACLATCDEEIAKQCYENFQRNLTPAQRASGWQVRLRTVHAWEDVPVTAQKLC from the coding sequence ATGGTGATTTGGGTAAACGAACAGCTCGATCCGGGTGGTCTGGTTCACGCCTGCTTGGCCACTTGCGATGAGGAAATCGCCAAACAGTGCTACGAAAATTTTCAGCGAAACTTAACCCCAGCGCAGCGGGCCAGCGGGTGGCAAGTGCGATTGCGGACGGTGCATGCCTGGGAAGACGTACCGGTGACAGCCCAGAAACTGTGCTGA
- a CDS encoding transcriptional repressor encodes MTTASLTPSQQRILALLQAEGQALSAQAIYLRLKQLRQGVGLATVYRALEVLKKNGVVQMRLLPSGEAVYSARLHDRHHLTCLRCNASIPLRDCPLEDLEQYLQNMYNFKVYYHTLEFFGVCPQCQAQSLA; translated from the coding sequence ATGACCACGGCGTCCCTGACCCCTAGCCAACAGCGCATCCTCGCTCTCTTGCAGGCCGAAGGACAGGCCTTGTCCGCCCAGGCCATTTATCTGCGGTTAAAACAGTTGCGCCAAGGGGTCGGGCTGGCAACAGTGTACCGGGCGTTGGAGGTATTGAAAAAAAACGGTGTGGTGCAAATGCGGTTGCTCCCAAGCGGCGAGGCCGTCTATAGCGCCCGGCTCCACGACCGCCACCATCTCACTTGTTTGCGCTGTAATGCGTCCATCCCCCTGCGCGATTGCCCTTTGGAAGACCTAGAGCAGTATTTACAAAATATGTACAACTTCAAGGTTTACTACCACACCCTGGAATTTTTTGGGGTTTGTCCTCAGTGTCAGGCGCAGTCGTTGGCCTAG